Proteins from a genomic interval of Rhodococcus rhodochrous:
- a CDS encoding GntR family transcriptional regulator yields MAAQPAALLGLERTSLRQQAVTALRTAITSGALAPSSPLVETELSEMLQISRGTLREAMRQLQQEGLISAGARGRLYVRHLDAKEIGDIFAVRAALEALAVRDLAERDDRASVIPALREALEAMAHAENDLEARIESDLNFHRLLCRLTGNETLMHSWQSLEGSIRMSIMFAGLEKAVGNMDVGRHSAIVDAIETGDSDTAASTVRSHMAWAASNLVS; encoded by the coding sequence ATGGCTGCTCAACCCGCTGCGCTGCTGGGGCTCGAGAGGACCAGCCTGCGCCAGCAGGCCGTCACCGCTCTGCGCACCGCGATCACGAGCGGCGCGCTCGCCCCGAGCAGCCCCCTCGTCGAGACCGAGCTGTCCGAGATGCTCCAGATCAGCCGGGGGACCCTGCGCGAGGCGATGCGCCAGCTGCAGCAGGAAGGTCTGATCTCTGCCGGTGCCCGCGGTCGCCTCTACGTTCGCCACCTCGACGCCAAGGAGATCGGCGACATCTTCGCCGTGCGCGCGGCCCTGGAAGCGTTGGCCGTCCGCGACCTCGCGGAGCGGGACGACCGGGCCTCGGTGATCCCGGCCCTGCGCGAAGCTCTCGAGGCGATGGCTCATGCCGAGAACGACCTCGAGGCGCGCATCGAGTCCGACCTGAACTTTCACCGCTTGCTCTGCCGTCTGACCGGCAACGAAACGCTTATGCACTCGTGGCAGTCGCTCGAGGGATCGATCCGCATGTCCATCATGTTCGCCGGTCTGGAGAAGGCGGTCGGAAACATGGACGTCGGGCGTCACAGTGCCATCGTCGACGCCATCGAAACCGGCGATTCCGACACGGCTGCGTCCACAGTGCGATCGCACATGGCGTGGGCGGCAAGCAATCTCGTGTCCTGA
- a CDS encoding SRPBCC family protein produces the protein MVAMQTTPLTFESSVVVSATPDEVYALVSDVTRTGEWSPVCAECWWDEGQGPEVGSFFTGRNVTPERTWETRSEVVVASPGREFAWSVGPGLVRWSYVIKPADAGTELTETWEFTDAGQKFFHEKFGAEAPAQIAAREQAARSGIPETLDAIKRILEG, from the coding sequence ATGGTGGCCATGCAGACCACACCTCTGACCTTCGAGTCCTCCGTCGTCGTTTCCGCCACCCCCGACGAGGTGTACGCCCTCGTCTCCGATGTCACCCGCACCGGTGAATGGTCGCCCGTCTGCGCGGAATGCTGGTGGGACGAAGGGCAGGGCCCTGAGGTCGGTTCCTTCTTCACCGGTCGGAACGTCACCCCCGAACGCACCTGGGAGACCCGGTCGGAGGTCGTCGTCGCCTCCCCGGGCCGCGAATTCGCGTGGTCGGTCGGTCCCGGCCTCGTGCGCTGGAGCTACGTCATCAAGCCCGCGGACGCCGGCACGGAACTGACGGAGACCTGGGAGTTCACCGATGCGGGGCAGAAGTTCTTCCACGAGAAGTTCGGGGCGGAGGCACCTGCCCAGATCGCTGCGCGGGAACAGGCCGCCCGCAGCGGAATTCCGGAGACCTTGGACGCGATCAAGCGCATCCTCGAGGGCTGA
- a CDS encoding FAD-dependent monooxygenase yields MHEVAVVGCGPTGMMLAGELRLAGADVVVLERRESQDLAGSRGGGIHARTIELLDQRGIAERFLAEGRTVNTATFGGTRLDVGRLPTRHPYTLALFQNHIERLLLQWIEELGVPIRRNIEVVGVHADEDNVHLRLASGETAEARYVVGADGGRSVVRREAGVGFEGAAATRSSLIAEVRVTEELPTDAKIDERGVHGLYSMGESRARVVVTEAELGPPTMPTLDDLRRELVHVFGTDFGVHDPTWLSRFTDATRQATTYRAGRVLLAGDAAHVHSPTGGLGIGLGIQDAVNLGWKLGQVVRGVSGEDLLDTYHAERHPSGARALKFTMAQSLFQKADPRQEALRDLIDEVLRVGDAGSPIAALISGLDVAYDLGEGHPLLGRRMPDLDIIAEEKPLRVFGLMHRARPLLLQFDGPPIDSGDLAERVDLVRVRYDGAWELPLLGEVVAPSAVLVRPDGHVAWVGEGSTEGLDAALAKWCGTAARRAGTVA; encoded by the coding sequence ATGCATGAGGTCGCAGTGGTCGGGTGCGGGCCGACGGGAATGATGCTGGCGGGGGAGTTGCGCCTTGCCGGCGCAGACGTCGTCGTACTCGAACGTCGCGAATCGCAGGATCTCGCAGGGTCGCGGGGTGGTGGTATCCACGCCCGCACCATCGAACTGCTCGATCAACGAGGGATCGCCGAGCGCTTCCTTGCCGAGGGGCGAACGGTGAACACCGCGACCTTCGGGGGCACCAGGCTCGACGTGGGCCGTCTGCCCACCCGCCATCCGTACACGCTGGCGTTGTTCCAGAACCACATCGAACGGCTGCTCCTGCAGTGGATCGAGGAACTCGGCGTGCCGATCCGGCGGAACATCGAGGTCGTCGGGGTTCACGCGGACGAGGACAACGTGCACCTTCGGCTCGCATCAGGGGAGACGGCGGAGGCTCGGTACGTGGTGGGTGCCGACGGCGGGCGCAGTGTCGTACGCCGCGAGGCCGGGGTCGGATTCGAAGGGGCGGCTGCGACACGCAGCAGCCTGATCGCCGAAGTACGGGTCACCGAGGAACTCCCCACCGACGCGAAGATCGACGAGCGCGGTGTTCACGGTCTGTATTCGATGGGGGAGAGCCGAGCGCGGGTCGTGGTGACCGAAGCCGAACTGGGACCGCCCACGATGCCGACGCTCGACGACCTGCGACGAGAACTGGTCCACGTGTTCGGCACCGATTTCGGTGTGCACGATCCCACCTGGCTCTCGCGGTTCACCGACGCGACCAGACAGGCGACGACCTATCGCGCGGGCCGGGTCCTGCTCGCGGGCGACGCCGCACACGTGCATTCACCCACCGGCGGACTAGGTATCGGCCTGGGCATCCAGGATGCCGTCAATCTCGGCTGGAAACTCGGGCAGGTCGTGCGCGGGGTCTCGGGGGAGGACCTGCTCGACACCTATCACGCCGAACGGCACCCGTCCGGGGCGCGGGCGCTGAAATTCACGATGGCCCAATCTCTTTTCCAGAAGGCCGATCCGCGCCAGGAGGCCCTGCGCGATCTGATCGACGAGGTGCTTCGCGTCGGCGATGCCGGATCACCGATCGCGGCGTTGATCTCCGGTCTCGACGTCGCCTACGACCTCGGTGAGGGACACCCGCTGCTGGGACGGCGCATGCCGGATCTCGACATCATCGCCGAGGAGAAGCCGCTGCGCGTGTTCGGGCTCATGCACCGGGCTCGTCCGCTTCTGCTGCAATTCGACGGTCCACCAATCGATTCCGGTGATCTTGCTGAACGCGTCGACCTCGTGCGGGTGCGCTACGACGGCGCCTGGGAGTTGCCGTTGCTCGGTGAGGTCGTGGCGCCGTCGGCTGTGCTCGTGCGCCCGGACGGGCACGTGGCCTGGGTGGGGGAGGGCTCGACGGAGGGTCTCGATGCCGCGCTCGCGAAGTGGTGCGGCACTGCGGCCCGCCGAGCAG